The following coding sequences are from one Paenibacillus stellifer window:
- the dxs gene encoding 1-deoxy-D-xylulose-5-phosphate synthase — protein sequence MLLPQLNDPQQLKSLSIEQLNSLADEIRRFLIEKLSVTGGHLASNLGVVELTLALHYCYDSPRDKFIFDVGHQAYVHKILTGRSDRFDTLRKLDGLCGFVKRSESEHDVWEAGHSSTSLSAAMGMAMARDFKGEDNKVVAVIGDGALTGGMAFEALNHIGHERRKLMVILNDNEMSIAPNVGAMHNYLSKIRSDRHYLRAKDEVETLLKKIPAIGGRLAKTAERMKDSVKYMMVPGVLFEELGFTYLGPVDGHDIQTMIDTFHQADNVAGPVLVHALTTKGKGYKPAEADSYKWHGITPYKIESGQVLKAVGNPMYTDVFGETLIELGKQDERLIAVTPAMPGGSGLFPFAKEFPGRMIDVGIAEQHAATLCAALAMEGMKPVFAVYSTFMQRAYDQIVHDICRHNANVMFAIDRAGFVGADGETHHGVYDIAFMRHIPNIVLMMPKDENELRHMMKTALEYNDGPIAYRYPRVNGTGVPLDAELRCLPIGTWERMRPGDDIAVIACGPMVQVAEEASEALKREGIQAGVINARFLKPLDHDMLLDLARAGTKLVVLEEASQAGSLGSAVLEFFAEHGLHHVTVELMGVPDIFVEHGSVKEQRQMTGLTVEGLCARIKSMKAVSTYPYGKTTTSS from the coding sequence GTGCTGCTTCCACAACTGAATGATCCACAGCAACTGAAATCGCTATCGATCGAGCAATTAAACTCGCTGGCGGACGAGATTCGCCGGTTTTTAATTGAGAAGCTGTCCGTTACCGGCGGACATCTGGCCTCCAATCTGGGAGTCGTGGAGCTCACGCTGGCCCTGCATTACTGTTATGACAGTCCCAGGGACAAATTCATCTTCGATGTCGGACATCAGGCGTATGTCCATAAAATATTGACCGGCCGCAGTGACCGCTTCGATACGCTCCGCAAATTAGACGGGCTGTGCGGCTTCGTCAAGCGATCCGAGAGCGAGCATGACGTATGGGAAGCCGGACACAGCAGCACCTCACTCTCCGCCGCGATGGGCATGGCAATGGCGCGCGACTTCAAGGGAGAGGACAACAAGGTGGTCGCCGTGATCGGCGACGGTGCGCTTACGGGCGGCATGGCCTTTGAGGCGCTGAACCATATCGGCCACGAGCGGCGCAAGCTGATGGTTATTCTCAACGACAATGAGATGTCCATCGCTCCGAATGTCGGGGCCATGCACAACTATTTGAGCAAAATCCGCTCGGACCGGCATTATCTGCGGGCCAAGGATGAAGTGGAGACGCTGCTGAAGAAAATTCCGGCGATCGGCGGACGATTGGCGAAGACGGCAGAGCGCATGAAGGACAGCGTGAAATACATGATGGTTCCCGGCGTGCTGTTCGAAGAGCTGGGCTTCACGTATTTGGGCCCGGTGGACGGCCATGACATCCAGACGATGATCGATACATTCCATCAGGCGGACAATGTTGCGGGTCCGGTGCTTGTTCATGCGCTGACTACCAAGGGCAAAGGCTATAAGCCGGCGGAAGCCGATTCCTATAAGTGGCATGGCATCACGCCTTACAAAATCGAATCCGGCCAGGTGCTGAAGGCCGTAGGGAACCCGATGTACACCGATGTGTTCGGGGAGACGCTGATTGAGCTTGGCAAGCAGGACGAACGCCTCATTGCCGTTACACCGGCCATGCCGGGCGGCTCCGGTCTGTTTCCTTTTGCCAAGGAATTCCCGGGAAGAATGATCGACGTCGGCATCGCCGAGCAGCATGCGGCAACGCTGTGCGCGGCGCTGGCGATGGAAGGAATGAAGCCGGTGTTCGCCGTCTATTCAACCTTCATGCAGCGGGCTTACGATCAGATTGTCCATGACATCTGCCGCCATAACGCCAACGTCATGTTCGCGATCGACAGAGCCGGCTTCGTTGGCGCCGATGGAGAGACGCATCATGGCGTCTACGATATCGCCTTCATGCGGCATATTCCGAACATCGTGCTGATGATGCCGAAGGACGAGAATGAGCTGCGCCATATGATGAAGACGGCGCTTGAATATAACGACGGTCCGATCGCCTATCGCTACCCGCGCGTCAACGGAACCGGCGTTCCGCTGGATGCGGAGCTTCGCTGCCTGCCGATCGGCACATGGGAGCGCATGCGTCCCGGCGACGATATCGCGGTTATCGCCTGCGGGCCGATGGTTCAGGTAGCCGAAGAGGCGTCCGAGGCGCTGAAGCGCGAGGGCATTCAGGCCGGAGTGATCAACGCACGATTCCTGAAGCCGCTGGACCATGATATGCTGCTTGATCTTGCACGCGCAGGTACGAAGCTGGTCGTGCTGGAGGAAGCAAGCCAGGCGGGAAGCCTGGGAAGCGCGGTGCTTGAGTTTTTCGCAGAGCACGGGCTTCATCATGTAACCGTGGAGCTGATGGGAGTTCCGGATATCTTTGTCGAGCACGGTTCGGTCAAGGAGCAGCGGCAGATGACAGGGCTCACCGTCGAAGGACTGTGTGCCCGAATCAAATCGATGAAGGCGGTCAGCACTTATCCGTACGGCAAGACGACAACGTCCTCATAA
- a CDS encoding polyprenyl synthetase family protein has translation MAGVTDLVTALLTPEKLFPAHWEVPAKLAEAMGYSLLAGGKRLRPLLVIAACEALGGSREAALPVAAAIEMVHTYSLIHDDLPAMDDDDYRRGRLTNHKVFGEATAILAGDALLTHAFYSVVQSSRAHGVPAERVLSIVEDLAEMAGPRGMVGGQTADMDGEQGLTDLDSLKYIHLHKTGDLIVFSLLAGGRIAGADERQLEALRRFGVNIGLAFQVQDDILDLVGDEGKLGKKTGSDVRQQKVTYPYFIGLEESRREVERLTGEAKDAVLDGGFSDASRLLEIAEYLMSRDH, from the coding sequence ATGGCAGGCGTTACGGATTTGGTAACCGCCCTGCTGACGCCTGAGAAGCTGTTCCCGGCGCATTGGGAGGTTCCGGCCAAGCTGGCAGAAGCGATGGGCTACTCGCTGCTTGCCGGAGGCAAGCGCCTGCGTCCTCTTCTCGTGATCGCGGCCTGCGAGGCGCTCGGGGGAAGCCGGGAAGCGGCGCTTCCGGTGGCAGCCGCCATCGAGATGGTGCATACTTACTCACTGATCCATGACGACCTTCCCGCGATGGACGATGACGATTACCGCCGCGGACGGCTGACGAATCATAAAGTGTTCGGGGAGGCGACCGCCATTCTGGCGGGCGACGCGCTGCTGACGCATGCTTTCTACAGCGTCGTTCAGTCCTCACGGGCTCACGGCGTTCCTGCCGAGCGTGTGCTCTCAATCGTCGAGGACCTGGCCGAGATGGCCGGTCCGCGCGGCATGGTCGGCGGACAGACCGCCGATATGGATGGCGAGCAGGGGCTGACTGATCTGGACAGCCTGAAATACATCCATCTGCACAAGACGGGGGACTTGATCGTATTCTCGCTGCTGGCCGGTGGCCGGATTGCGGGAGCGGACGAGCGGCAGCTGGAGGCGCTCCGGCGTTTTGGCGTTAATATTGGACTGGCCTTTCAGGTGCAGGACGATATTCTGGACCTTGTCGGGGACGAGGGCAAGCTCGGCAAGAAGACCGGAAGCGATGTCCGCCAGCAGAAGGTGACTTATCCTTATTTTATCGGGCTGGAGGAATCGCGCCGGGAAGTGGAGCGGCTCACAGGAGAGGCCAAGGATGCTGTGCTGGACGGCGGGTTCTCCGACGCGTCGCGGCTTCTGGAGATCGCGGAGTATTTAATGTCGAGAGATCACTAG
- the xseB gene encoding exodeoxyribonuclease VII small subunit — protein MAKEEAELGFEEAMDRLELIVRELEHGDVPLEKAIDLFQQGMKLSQLCGAKLEQVERKIEMIVEEDGELRKKPFGDALEGAADEF, from the coding sequence ATGGCGAAGGAAGAAGCGGAACTGGGGTTTGAGGAAGCGATGGACCGGCTGGAGCTGATCGTGCGTGAACTGGAGCACGGCGATGTTCCGCTGGAGAAAGCGATTGATCTGTTCCAGCAGGGCATGAAGCTCTCCCAGCTGTGCGGAGCCAAGCTGGAGCAGGTGGAGCGCAAGATCGAGATGATCGTCGAAGAAGACGGAGAACTGCGCAAGAAGCCGTTCGGCGATGCGCTGGAAGGGGCTGCCGATGAATTCTGA
- the xseA gene encoding exodeoxyribonuclease VII large subunit: MADRKVFSIKDLNRYIRMKLDSDTVLSDVWIRGEISNFTHHGSGHMYFTLKDESSRIKAIMFASHNQRLPFVPKEGSRVIARGNVTVYERDGQYQFYATHMQPDGIGSLYLAYEQLKKKLEQEGLFDQGRKRPLPRYPKCIGVVTSPTGAAVRDILITLHRRFPQVEIVLYPVLVQGKTAAPSIVKAIRNLNVIGEADVLIVGRGGGSLEELWAFNEEAVARAIAESDIPVISAVGHETDFTIADFAADLRAATPTAAAELAVPSSAELMSQLRQQQRLLRQGLQRRAQRGRERLDALRRSPALTNPRRPLLQHAQRLDMLQQRLTRALESKAARARDRQAVLHHRLERHSPREGVIAARQRAESAKRELAAAMRAAIGNKRARFAAELKALDALSPLKVMARGYSLVYDEKEQHLIKSLGEVQLGDLVVVKLADGQLDCQVWGMKEDAKEHGEGRSGTGV; the protein is encoded by the coding sequence ATGGCGGATCGCAAGGTATTTTCCATTAAAGATCTGAACCGGTACATCCGCATGAAGCTGGACTCTGACACCGTGCTGTCCGATGTGTGGATTCGGGGCGAGATTTCGAATTTCACGCATCACGGCAGCGGACATATGTACTTCACGCTGAAGGACGAGAGCAGCCGGATCAAGGCGATCATGTTCGCGTCCCACAACCAGCGGCTGCCGTTCGTACCGAAGGAAGGCTCACGGGTAATCGCCAGAGGAAATGTAACGGTGTATGAGCGGGACGGACAATATCAGTTCTACGCTACCCATATGCAGCCCGACGGCATCGGCAGCCTGTATCTGGCTTACGAGCAGTTGAAGAAGAAGCTGGAGCAGGAGGGGCTGTTCGATCAGGGGCGGAAGCGGCCGCTTCCCCGTTACCCCAAATGCATCGGCGTTGTAACGTCGCCGACGGGAGCGGCGGTCCGGGATATTCTGATTACGCTTCACCGGCGGTTTCCGCAGGTGGAGATTGTCCTGTATCCCGTGCTTGTCCAGGGGAAGACCGCCGCGCCTTCCATCGTGAAGGCGATCCGGAATCTGAACGTCATCGGCGAAGCCGACGTGCTCATTGTCGGCCGGGGCGGCGGCTCGCTGGAGGAGCTGTGGGCGTTCAACGAAGAAGCGGTTGCGCGCGCCATCGCCGAGTCGGACATTCCGGTCATCTCGGCTGTCGGCCACGAGACCGATTTTACGATCGCGGATTTCGCGGCCGACCTGAGGGCCGCGACGCCCACGGCCGCAGCGGAGCTGGCCGTGCCGAGCTCGGCGGAGCTCATGTCGCAGCTCCGCCAGCAGCAGCGCCTGCTGCGCCAGGGCTTGCAGCGGCGCGCGCAGCGCGGCCGCGAGCGGCTGGACGCGCTGCGGCGCTCGCCGGCGCTCACGAATCCGCGCCGGCCCCTGCTCCAGCACGCGCAGCGGCTGGACATGCTCCAGCAGCGGCTGACGCGCGCGCTGGAGTCGAAGGCAGCGCGGGCGCGCGACCGTCAGGCGGTGCTGCATCACCGCCTGGAGCGGCACAGCCCGCGCGAGGGCGTCATCGCCGCGAGGCAGCGCGCCGAATCCGCGAAGCGGGAACTGGCCGCCGCCATGAGGGCGGCCATTGGGAACAAGCGCGCCCGGTTCGCGGCGGAGCTCAAAGCGCTGGACGCGCTGAGCCCGCTTAAAGTCATGGCGCGCGGATACAGCCTGGTCTATGACGAGAAGGAACAGCACCTGATCAAATCGCTGGGCGAGGTTCAGCTCGGCGACCTGGTTGTCGTGAAGCTGGCGGACGGCCAGCTGGACTGCCAGGTATGGGGAATGAAGGAGGATGCGAAGGAACATGGCGAAGGAAGAAGCGGAACTGGGGTTTGA
- the folD gene encoding bifunctional methylenetetrahydrofolate dehydrogenase/methenyltetrahydrofolate cyclohydrolase FolD has translation MTAAIISGKLVSEEIRVDIAKEVATLAGQGVKPGLAVVLVGEDPGSQVYVNSKEKTCISLGFHSVVHRLPATTTQEQLLALVDELNNDDDIDGILVQLPLPKHINEKAVIDAISVEKDVDGFHPVNVGNLVIGDDSLLPCTPAGVIELIKRTGIDLSGKHAVVVGRSNIVGKPVSLLLQRENATVTMCHSRTTNMAELCKMADVLVVAIGRANFIDASYVKPGAVVIDVGMNRLDNGKLAGDVDYDSAKEVAGYITPVPGGVGPMTITMLMVNTLTAAKRRRGLE, from the coding sequence ATGACAGCAGCAATCATCAGCGGTAAATTGGTTTCCGAAGAGATTCGTGTAGATATCGCCAAGGAGGTCGCGACGCTCGCGGGGCAAGGCGTTAAGCCGGGCCTGGCCGTTGTACTCGTCGGTGAAGATCCGGGTTCGCAGGTCTATGTGAACAGCAAGGAAAAAACATGCATCAGCCTCGGCTTTCACTCGGTCGTACACCGGCTGCCCGCAACCACCACTCAGGAGCAGCTGCTCGCCTTGGTAGATGAACTGAACAACGACGATGATATCGACGGTATTCTGGTGCAGCTTCCGCTCCCCAAACACATCAACGAAAAAGCGGTAATCGACGCCATTTCCGTAGAGAAGGACGTAGACGGCTTCCATCCGGTCAACGTCGGCAATCTCGTTATCGGCGATGACAGTCTGCTGCCCTGTACGCCTGCCGGCGTCATCGAGCTGATCAAGCGGACGGGCATTGACCTCTCCGGCAAGCATGCGGTTGTTGTCGGACGCAGCAACATTGTCGGCAAGCCGGTATCTCTGCTGCTGCAGCGGGAGAACGCGACAGTTACAATGTGCCATTCCCGTACGACTAATATGGCCGAGCTGTGCAAAATGGCCGATGTGCTCGTGGTGGCAATCGGCCGCGCCAACTTCATCGACGCATCCTATGTGAAGCCGGGCGCGGTTGTAATTGACGTAGGCATGAACCGTCTGGACAACGGCAAGCTGGCGGGAGATGTCGATTACGACAGCGCCAAGGAAGTTGCAGGCTACATAACGCCGGTTCCCGGCGGCGTGGGCCCGATGACCATCACGATGCTGATGGTGAACACCCTGACGGCAGCGAAGCGCCGCCGCGGTCTGGAATAG
- the nusB gene encoding transcription antitermination factor NusB: protein MKRRVAREIVIQSLYQMEMNEVESSEAVTMLLDEAAEDNETDRTIGDEALMRDYVLSHVNGIWEAKPAIDDMLEHYLKGWQMSRLSRVDRQILRLAAYEMIYLNDVPAKVAVNEAIELAKHFGTEDSGKFVNGVLGKMIQDLEELKAKHN, encoded by the coding sequence ATGAAAAGACGCGTAGCAAGAGAAATTGTGATTCAAAGTCTGTATCAGATGGAAATGAATGAGGTAGAGAGCAGCGAAGCCGTGACCATGCTGCTGGACGAAGCGGCCGAGGATAACGAGACGGACCGGACAATCGGGGACGAGGCGCTGATGCGGGATTATGTGCTCAGCCATGTCAACGGCATATGGGAAGCCAAGCCTGCGATCGACGACATGCTGGAACACTATTTGAAAGGCTGGCAGATGAGCCGTCTCTCGCGTGTGGACCGTCAAATTTTGCGATTGGCCGCCTATGAAATGATCTATCTGAACGATGTACCGGCCAAAGTTGCCGTCAATGAGGCGATTGAGCTGGCCAAGCATTTTGGTACAGAGGATTCCGGCAAGTTCGTCAACGGCGTACTGGGCAAGATGATTCAGGATCTGGAAGAGCTGAAGGCTAAACATAACTGA
- a CDS encoding DUF2273 domain-containing protein — MPWRELWESHGGRITGAAFGLLLGIIYLISGFWDMLFFALVVFIGYTLGGRKDAQAPLFPWRELLERLSSRWRPFK, encoded by the coding sequence ATGCCCTGGAGAGAATTATGGGAAAGTCACGGAGGCAGAATAACGGGAGCGGCTTTTGGTCTGCTGCTAGGCATCATTTATTTAATCAGCGGTTTTTGGGATATGCTGTTCTTTGCACTGGTTGTGTTCATCGGGTATACGCTTGGCGGACGAAAAGACGCACAGGCTCCCCTGTTTCCCTGGCGGGAACTGCTGGAGCGGCTGTCGTCCCGTTGGCGCCCTTTTAAATGA
- the amaP gene encoding alkaline shock response membrane anchor protein AmaP: MAKILDRLLLFLYSLSIGILSVIALLLLSGVVPWNLEIRDWNTVYIAAVAGSVILFLLSIRFFYISLRRDRSSSLSVDQRTEYGDIQISMETIENLSLKAAGRVKGIRDLKSRIRVSQAGLEIMIRGVVDGDHSLPLLTSDIQRQVHEYVQETTGVPVADVSVYIANLAQSPSFKSRVE, translated from the coding sequence GTGGCCAAAATTTTGGACAGACTTCTGCTGTTTCTGTACAGCTTAAGCATCGGAATATTATCGGTAATTGCCCTCCTTCTGCTAAGCGGCGTCGTGCCCTGGAATCTGGAGATCCGTGACTGGAACACGGTCTACATCGCTGCGGTCGCCGGCTCGGTCATTCTGTTCCTGCTCAGCATCCGCTTCTTCTATATCTCGCTGCGCCGGGACCGTTCTTCCAGTCTTTCGGTCGATCAGCGGACGGAGTACGGGGATATTCAAATCTCCATGGAGACGATTGAGAATTTAAGTCTGAAGGCCGCAGGACGCGTCAAAGGCATCCGGGATCTGAAGTCGCGCATTCGCGTGTCTCAGGCGGGTCTCGAAATTATGATTCGCGGCGTCGTCGACGGCGATCATTCGCTGCCGCTGCTGACATCGGATATCCAGCGCCAGGTTCATGAATATGTGCAGGAGACGACAGGCGTTCCGGTAGCCGATGTGTCGGTCTACATTGCGAACCTTGCTCAGTCCCCCAGCTTCAAAAGTCGAGTGGAATAG